Proteins from a genomic interval of Balaenoptera musculus isolate JJ_BM4_2016_0621 chromosome 16, mBalMus1.pri.v3, whole genome shotgun sequence:
- the MRPS16 gene encoding 28S ribosomal protein S16, mitochondrial translates to MVQLSTLLCKAYHGGHLTIRLSLGGCTNRPFYRIVAAHNKYPRDGRFVEQLGSYDPLPNSHGEKLVALNLDRIRHWIGCGAHLSKPVEKLLGLSGFFPLHPMMITNAERLRRKRAREVLLAAQKTDTEATETKAN, encoded by the exons ATGGTCCAGCTCA GTACTCTGCTCTGCAAGGCCTACCATGGAGGCCACTTAACCATCCGCCTTTCCCTGGGTGGCTGTACCAACCGGCCTTTCTACCGCATCGTGGCTGCTCACAACAAGTATCCCAGGGATGGCCGTTtcgtggagcagctgggctccTATGATCCACTGCCCAACAGTCATGGAGAGAAACTCGTTGCTCTCAACCTGGACCGGATCCGGCATTGGATTGGCTGTGGAGCCCACCTCTCTAAGCCTGTGGAAAAGCTTCTGG GTCTTTCTGGCTTTTTCCCTCTGCATCCGATGATGATCACAAATGCTGAGAGGCTGCGACGGAAACGGGCACGAGAAGTCCTCTTAGCGGCTCAGAAAACAGATACAGAGGctacagaaacaaaagcaaactga